A genomic segment from Ignavibacteriales bacterium encodes:
- a CDS encoding SpoIIE family protein phosphatase, translating into MRLTSLKILTVLFLFAFSSLLISQQKQKTEANADLIEYTNKEGLPTTNITNGIQTKDGFIWISSVEGTYRFNGYEFEEVGTDIGLPTMQNMYYDSTKNIMYFASPTKFITFDGKEFKVYTEKEGYKINGLEGQLITFVGSDSKGRIWIGSSTPFVDKNNNGGLTKFENGKFTVYDSKSFPLDNATNFIETPYGDLIFNSAGRNTQTREGSYVALFKNGVFKRIDESVGITLQNASMFPEENVTAIDKDGNTWMACSGVISLSEGSDLYSGVLMYDGNKFHQFTEFKNQFKKDQFPIQVYYSSKMNKLFMTTFIRGGEIFDGKNTSVLEFENGKWKVSNILQEINEIRDLKTERAINDFKYQSIYFVKSSKYFPERIIFQVTSLNQSSKYLNQLFSYENNKWKKFDSFESGPAIALSEGVAMKTSKGIGIYYPNYSRMLTSKDGLLVTQSGIVTPYTDYSGIVWLSYSYTDLPAYALTADVGINVWDGKILRTITEKDGLASNITFKTFQDSKKRVWITTSKGLTMIREIRNSEGEQIFKINSIPNEDDKPYYISNALETKNGDIFTWQNYVRPASDNLIGAEPYFGRLEGDKVVKIKSPFDEIDNAKKYQLFDIKEDNEGRLWFFGLFSDNIKDITSVQSKIVLFDGKSWSKPPASWNVPTEQLHYVGNLKNGMYFLTVGGFYVFNRNNFVNLSDSVNENADFRILKGASVAGTQTEIQAGENLYIRLRNRGLVIFDGTNLKFYTKKDGLLSTNLSNPVVDEIRGAVYFSSPSGALKISGNKFQTFYHDESVASGGPYISAMDGLGNMVEFYNGVGLYINKSEEKSYPLLISSVSVTGKSYFYNLPKELPYSENSFIFNYAALNYKDPKQTTYEHFLEGFDKGWSKASNLPFAEYQSLPFGKYTFRVRGVTSNGVKTNEASYSFRVNPPIWRTWWAYGLYFLGFVGMLGGIRKYELERRKENENKKFLQIENDRKTKELEEARQLQLSMLPKALPSVPHLDIAVFMKTATEVGGDYYDFHVHMDGTLTIVLGDATGHGMMSGMMVSIMKSLFMSDRTNKELKPFFENANEAIKDMQLGRLMMALTCVQISNNKITTTNAGMPPLFIYRKNSQTIEEVVINNMPLGSMKGIVYDIKEIKIERGDTLLLMSDGFAELKNVNNEIYGYKRARNSFEESAKKEPEEIVTFLKEEGKRWTNNKEPDDDVTFVVIKIK; encoded by the coding sequence ATGAGGTTGACATCCCTAAAAATTTTAACAGTATTGTTTTTATTTGCTTTTTCTTCGTTGCTAATATCGCAGCAAAAACAGAAGACAGAAGCTAATGCAGATTTAATCGAGTACACTAACAAAGAAGGTTTGCCTACCACAAACATCACGAATGGAATTCAAACTAAAGATGGTTTTATTTGGATTTCCAGCGTGGAAGGAACATACAGGTTTAATGGATATGAGTTTGAAGAAGTAGGCACTGATATTGGATTACCTACTATGCAGAATATGTACTACGATTCAACTAAAAACATAATGTACTTTGCCTCGCCCACAAAATTTATAACATTCGATGGAAAAGAATTTAAAGTATACACTGAAAAAGAAGGTTATAAAATAAACGGTTTAGAAGGACAATTAATAACTTTTGTTGGATCTGACAGCAAAGGCAGGATTTGGATTGGTTCCTCTACACCATTTGTAGATAAAAATAATAACGGCGGTCTTACAAAATTTGAGAATGGGAAGTTTACTGTTTATGACTCAAAGAGTTTCCCTTTAGATAATGCAACAAACTTTATTGAAACTCCTTATGGTGATCTTATATTTAATTCAGCCGGCCGAAATACTCAAACCCGTGAAGGCTCTTATGTAGCATTATTCAAAAATGGGGTGTTCAAAAGAATTGATGAATCAGTTGGAATAACATTGCAGAATGCAAGTATGTTCCCAGAGGAAAACGTAACTGCAATAGATAAGGACGGGAATACCTGGATGGCCTGCTCTGGTGTTATTAGTCTTTCAGAAGGATCTGATCTTTATTCCGGTGTTTTGATGTATGATGGCAACAAATTTCATCAATTCACAGAATTCAAGAATCAGTTTAAAAAAGACCAATTTCCAATTCAGGTATACTATAGTTCAAAAATGAATAAGTTGTTCATGACAACTTTCATTAGAGGAGGTGAAATTTTTGATGGAAAGAATACAAGTGTTCTAGAATTTGAAAATGGCAAATGGAAGGTTTCAAATATTTTACAGGAAATTAATGAAATAAGAGATCTGAAGACAGAAAGAGCTATCAATGACTTTAAATACCAGAGTATTTATTTTGTGAAATCGAGCAAATACTTTCCAGAAAGGATCATATTTCAAGTTACATCTCTGAATCAAAGTTCAAAATATCTTAATCAACTATTCTCGTATGAAAATAATAAATGGAAAAAATTTGATTCATTTGAATCAGGCCCAGCAATCGCATTAAGCGAAGGTGTGGCAATGAAAACATCAAAAGGCATCGGAATCTATTATCCCAATTATTCAAGGATGTTAACTTCTAAAGATGGTTTGCTGGTTACACAATCAGGTATTGTAACACCTTACACAGATTATAGTGGGATAGTCTGGCTTTCATATTCATATACCGATTTACCTGCGTACGCTTTAACCGCAGATGTTGGCATTAATGTTTGGGATGGAAAAATATTACGAACCATAACAGAAAAAGATGGACTTGCAAGCAATATAACCTTCAAAACCTTTCAGGATAGTAAAAAAAGAGTTTGGATTACTACTTCAAAAGGGTTAACGATGATTCGTGAAATCAGAAACAGCGAAGGTGAACAAATATTTAAGATTAATTCAATTCCAAATGAAGATGATAAACCCTATTATATTTCAAATGCACTGGAAACGAAGAATGGTGATATTTTTACCTGGCAAAATTATGTAAGACCTGCTTCAGATAATCTCATAGGAGCTGAGCCTTATTTTGGGAGATTAGAAGGAGACAAGGTTGTTAAAATAAAATCACCTTTTGATGAAATTGATAATGCTAAAAAGTATCAACTTTTTGATATTAAGGAAGATAATGAAGGAAGGCTATGGTTCTTTGGTTTATTCTCAGATAATATAAAGGATATTACATCGGTACAGTCTAAAATAGTGTTGTTTGATGGTAAATCATGGTCAAAGCCTCCGGCAAGCTGGAATGTTCCTACAGAACAATTGCACTATGTAGGCAACCTGAAAAATGGAATGTACTTTTTAACCGTTGGGGGATTTTATGTTTTTAACAGAAATAATTTTGTTAATCTTAGTGATAGCGTTAATGAGAATGCAGATTTCAGAATTTTAAAAGGTGCGAGTGTTGCAGGAACACAAACAGAAATTCAGGCAGGTGAAAATTTATATATAAGACTCAGAAACAGGGGACTAGTAATTTTCGACGGAACAAATCTAAAATTTTATACTAAAAAAGATGGTCTTCTATCCACTAATCTCTCAAATCCTGTAGTCGATGAAATTAGAGGTGCTGTTTATTTTTCATCTCCTTCAGGGGCATTAAAAATAAGCGGTAATAAATTTCAGACATTCTATCATGACGAGAGCGTTGCGAGCGGCGGCCCTTATATTTCAGCTATGGATGGATTAGGGAATATGGTAGAATTCTATAATGGAGTCGGTCTTTACATTAATAAGAGTGAAGAAAAAAGTTACCCATTATTAATTTCATCTGTATCAGTAACCGGCAAATCTTATTTTTATAATTTACCGAAAGAATTACCCTATTCTGAAAATTCATTTATCTTTAATTATGCTGCGTTAAATTATAAAGATCCCAAGCAAACAACGTATGAACATTTTCTTGAAGGTTTCGACAAGGGCTGGTCAAAGGCAAGTAACCTTCCGTTTGCAGAATATCAAAGTCTTCCATTTGGTAAATACACTTTTCGGGTACGTGGCGTTACATCAAACGGAGTTAAAACCAATGAAGCATCATATTCATTCAGAGTTAATCCTCCAATATGGAGAACCTGGTGGGCATATGGACTTTACTTTCTAGGCTTTGTTGGAATGCTCGGAGGAATAAGAAAGTATGAATTAGAGAGAAGAAAAGAAAACGAAAATAAAAAATTCCTGCAGATTGAAAATGACAGAAAAACAAAAGAGCTTGAAGAAGCCAGACAGCTTCAGCTTTCAATGCTACCCAAAGCATTACCAAGCGTCCCCCATCTTGATATTGCAGTATTTATGAAAACGGCAACTGAAGTTGGCGGCGATTATTATGATTTTCATGTTCATATGGATGGCACTCTAACAATTGTACTTGGTGATGCAACCGGACACGGTATGATGTCCGGAATGATGGTTTCAATTATGAAATCACTCTTTATGTCGGATAGAACTAACAAAGAACTTAAGCCCTTCTTTGAAAATGCGAATGAAGCGATTAAGGATATGCAGCTTGGCAGACTTATGATGGCACTTACCTGTGTGCAGATCAGTAATAATAAAATAACAACTACTAATGCCGGCATGCCTCCTCTATTTATTTATAGAAAAAATTCTCAGACGATTGAAGAGGTTGTAATAAATAATATGCCATTAGGCTCTATGAAAGGTATTGTTTATGATATTAAAGAAATCAAGATAGAAAGGGGGGATACTCTATTACTAATGAGTGATGGATTTGCAGAACTTAAAAATGTTAACAACGAGATTTATGGATACAAGAGAGCAAGAAACAGTTTTGAAGAATCAGCTAAGAAAGAACCTGAAGAAATAGTAACATTCCTAAAAGAAGAAGGCAAACGATGGACAAATAATAAAGAACCCGATGATGATGTTACGTTTGTTGTGATAAAAATAAAGTAA
- a CDS encoding SpoIIE family protein phosphatase, whose product MKLKINKIIYYVFLAILIVPLLFAQKPNYKFKTIDQPEGLINSTVQVIFEDSFGFIWLGTHQGVQRYDGINFKNYEYSELDSTGLSSNFINGFCEDADKDIWIVTSAGLNKYVRSTDKVIRYNWNNDQLNKSKNKLLSNVFPDQSDQNTLWITSPENGLIKLNTANDSIRIYSLGDISYLPSSHSLTLPFPGEKSKLLLGTSKLLSFDKITGRFEVLLSLDENSEIPNNLINSAVIDPANNDIIWLATGDFWGRGSLGGLIRYNLKTGAKKLFSPETRPTEILSNHLLSLCFSDNDKLWIGMRNDGTLIYDKKEDEFYNFTKSEFDKESLCTSDAVRSILKDQAGNIWFGTWGEGISLLSTSLQKFSSYKYLPNKNNALLDNYINTFTEDKDGNIWIGTKAGGISKFNPRTKIFENYFNEFVSSNGKSTEVTYLYYDRNENLWIGTYDDALYRYNPVTKSKIHYQKGESNKEVSQKRITAITEFKFGEILISTYGGGLNIYDYKTDTFRHYLHDSNDSSSIPDNQIWLPFSDGESNYYFSGNSIGSLFKFNSITEKFSIDNPTNRRSNFVMPYSSSRGTIYVNEVNAGLTELNLGEKIKAKTLFDNFGKNIKNVESIIGDSRNNLWLGTGDGLLEYDHELKILNRYDNDDGLQGYVFNRFAALKTTNGEMYFGGTNGFSVFRPDEIKLSSYEPPIVFVDLKLFQESVPIGEASVLHKNILLTDRVELDYTENDFSISFASLDFSNPKRIQYKYTLENHDKDWIDAGHKNYASYTNMDPGEYTLKVLATNSDGVWVKEPKQLSIIIHPPIWRTTGAYILYGLLFIAGIFTVDRIQRRRLIAKERTATQIREAELRAQIAEKESERKSYELEEARKLQLSMLPKEIPQLPHLDVAVYMKTATEVGGDYYDFHVHLDGTLTVVLGDATGHGMMSGMMVSIMKSLFMSDRTNKALKPFFENASAAIKDMQLGRLMMALTCVQISNNKIVTTNAGMPPLFIYRKNSQTIEEVIINNMPLGAMKEVVYDVKELTIDNGDTLLLMSDGFAELKNDSQEIYGYRRARNTFEEVAMHEPESIVKHLTDVGKNWTNNKEPDDDVTFVVIKVK is encoded by the coding sequence ATGAAATTAAAAATAAACAAAATAATTTATTATGTATTCCTGGCAATATTAATTGTTCCTTTATTATTTGCGCAAAAGCCAAATTATAAATTTAAAACTATTGATCAACCCGAAGGATTAATAAACAGTACTGTCCAGGTTATCTTTGAAGACTCATTTGGGTTTATCTGGTTAGGAACGCATCAGGGTGTTCAGAGATATGATGGAATAAACTTTAAGAATTATGAATACTCTGAACTCGACTCAACAGGTCTGTCATCCAATTTTATCAACGGTTTTTGTGAGGATGCCGATAAAGATATTTGGATTGTTACATCAGCAGGTTTAAACAAATATGTTAGATCAACAGATAAGGTAATCAGGTACAATTGGAATAACGACCAGCTGAATAAAAGTAAGAATAAATTATTGTCAAATGTTTTTCCTGATCAATCCGATCAAAACACTCTTTGGATTACATCTCCCGAAAATGGATTAATAAAACTTAATACAGCTAACGACAGCATTAGAATTTATTCCTTGGGTGATATTTCTTATTTACCAAGCTCACATAGTTTAACTTTACCTTTCCCGGGGGAAAAAAGTAAATTGCTGCTTGGCACCTCAAAACTACTTTCTTTCGACAAAATCACAGGCCGCTTTGAAGTTCTTTTGAGTCTGGATGAAAATTCAGAAATACCAAATAATCTAATTAATAGCGCCGTAATTGATCCTGCTAATAATGATATAATCTGGCTTGCTACTGGTGATTTCTGGGGGCGTGGAAGTTTAGGTGGATTGATTAGATATAATCTTAAAACCGGTGCGAAGAAGTTATTTTCTCCTGAAACACGACCGACGGAAATTTTAAGTAATCATTTATTAAGTTTATGTTTTTCTGATAATGATAAATTATGGATTGGGATGAGGAATGATGGAACTTTAATATATGATAAAAAAGAAGATGAATTTTATAATTTTACAAAAAGTGAATTTGATAAGGAGTCTCTTTGTACTTCTGATGCTGTAAGAAGTATCTTAAAAGATCAGGCAGGCAACATTTGGTTCGGAACCTGGGGCGAAGGCATTTCACTATTAAGCACTTCCTTGCAGAAATTTTCCAGTTACAAATATCTTCCTAATAAAAATAATGCCCTTCTGGACAACTATATTAACACCTTTACAGAAGATAAGGATGGAAATATTTGGATAGGTACTAAAGCAGGGGGTATCAGTAAATTTAATCCTAGGACAAAAATTTTCGAAAATTATTTTAATGAGTTTGTTTCTTCAAATGGAAAATCTACCGAAGTTACATATCTATATTATGACCGCAATGAAAATCTTTGGATAGGAACTTATGATGACGCACTATATAGATATAACCCGGTAACAAAGAGTAAAATTCATTATCAAAAAGGCGAATCAAATAAAGAGGTTTCGCAGAAAAGAATAACTGCGATTACTGAATTCAAATTCGGGGAAATCCTTATCTCGACTTATGGTGGTGGTCTAAATATTTATGACTACAAAACAGATACTTTTCGTCATTATTTGCATGATTCCAATGATTCTTCAAGTATCCCTGATAATCAAATCTGGCTGCCTTTTTCAGATGGCGAAAGCAATTATTATTTCAGTGGAAATTCCATTGGGTCTCTTTTCAAATTCAATTCAATAACTGAGAAATTTTCAATTGACAATCCAACAAACAGACGATCTAACTTTGTAATGCCATATAGTAGTTCAAGAGGGACAATTTATGTGAATGAAGTTAACGCAGGTCTAACTGAGTTGAATCTTGGAGAAAAAATTAAGGCAAAAACATTATTTGATAATTTTGGTAAAAACATTAAGAATGTCGAAAGCATAATAGGCGATTCTAGAAATAATCTATGGCTTGGTACTGGAGATGGATTATTAGAATATGATCATGAACTAAAAATATTAAATCGTTATGATAATGATGATGGATTGCAAGGATACGTTTTTAATAGATTCGCTGCACTAAAAACTACCAACGGAGAGATGTATTTTGGCGGGACAAATGGCTTTAGTGTATTTCGTCCAGATGAAATAAAACTGAGCAGTTATGAACCCCCAATAGTTTTTGTAGATCTGAAACTCTTTCAGGAAAGTGTCCCCATCGGTGAAGCGTCTGTACTTCATAAAAATATTTTACTGACCGACCGCGTGGAACTTGATTATACCGAGAATGATTTTTCTATATCCTTTGCATCACTGGATTTTTCAAACCCAAAAAGAATTCAATATAAATATACACTTGAGAATCACGATAAAGACTGGATTGATGCAGGCCATAAAAACTATGCAAGCTATACAAATATGGATCCAGGAGAATATACTTTAAAAGTCCTTGCAACAAACAGCGATGGTGTTTGGGTAAAAGAGCCAAAACAATTATCTATAATTATTCATCCTCCAATCTGGAGAACGACTGGTGCATATATTCTTTATGGATTATTATTTATTGCAGGAATATTTACTGTAGATAGAATTCAAAGAAGAAGATTAATAGCTAAAGAACGAACTGCGACGCAGATAAGGGAAGCCGAACTGCGCGCACAAATTGCCGAAAAAGAAAGTGAAAGAAAATCTTATGAGTTGGAAGAAGCTCGTAAACTTCAGTTATCGATGCTTCCAAAAGAAATACCGCAATTGCCTCATCTTGATGTTGCTGTATATATGAAAACAGCCACAGAGGTAGGTGGTGATTATTATGATTTTCACGTTCATTTGGATGGGACATTAACTGTAGTGCTTGGGGATGCAACAGGACACGGAATGATGTCCGGAATGATGGTCTCAATAATGAAATCCCTTTTTATGTCTGACAGAACCAATAAAGCATTGAAACCTTTCTTTGAAAATGCAAGCGCAGCAATAAAGGATATGCAACTTGGCAGATTAATGATGGCACTTACCTGTGTTCAGATAAGTAATAATAAGATAGTTACAACAAATGCAGGAATGCCACCACTCTTTATATATAGAAAAAACTCTCAGACTATTGAAGAAGTGATTATAAATAATATGCCGTTAGGTGCAATGAAAGAAGTTGTTTATGATGTGAAAGAATTGACAATTGATAACGGCGATACTTTATTACTTATGAGTGATGGATTTGCAGAATTGAAAAATGATAGCCAGGAAATCTACGGTTATAGAAGAGCAAGAAACACTTTTGAAGAAGTAGCTATGCACGAACCTGAAAGTATAGTAAAACATTTAACTGATGTAGGAAAAAACTGGACAAATAATAAAGAACCTGATGACGATGTAACGTTTGTTGTAATAAAAGTTAAATAA
- a CDS encoding SpoIIE family protein phosphatase has protein sequence MKWISKYFNFKFLIIGFMYLLTNVLHAQENFVFENFSIPQGLSNPTINSICEDKYGFLWLGTNDGLSRYDGYEFKVYKNNPSDSTSLPGNTINTICEDNNGNLWIGGSNVLAKYDIKNDNFINVKFDRGQNLNPPIIYKIFIDEKNRIWIGTNEYGVHLLNPEEMNTRRIKFILNDEELRNANNLSIIETSNHEILATDYGAGIFYYNEGSDKFQLYDDLGADKLIYSLVLHEDEFKRLWIGGENSLVIYNRSNKKLENIEMFSTPLGAFLSRGTLNILKDKAGFIWLGTLDDGLYRYNPVDNKFFHFTGSSNNKNSIKSAAILSLFQDSFGNIWIGTRLDGLYKVDPNKQPMNVLKIPENIKTNSSVDRITAIAKSEKSNDVAIGTAGLGVFWGNNGAGEYKHYTFNKNSNSISSDNIFSLTIDAENNLWVGTNVGLDKVNTVTGKTIKYFDDQIPLYGGFIINDLKFDKAGRLFIADRGGVDILYPSQNIIKQIPSISNREFKPELQSNIINLANSSQPIASILKVGEQKLLEKEFEISDSSKVLIVGVGEGQSELERLFDFGWLEDADGNIIWGMLKYSNSFHFQGGMKNRIMTQTLQLKKGKYKLKFQSDVGHSYGNFNVLAPKDSALWGIQVIRINGNQFSDFSKRIDEEIKVSNYMLLEIANSVCISKSYENILWIGSSNQGLFKYNLNTGEFTQYNKNREAVSDIVTNNDVYYVFEDSKGFVWFSTPNGLGKLDPKTEKIKYFTEDDGLPTNLVGAIQEDNYGNLWISSAAGLTTLVRNETGEKESFINIDIKDGLQGYSFSLASWKTNNGELFFGGDNGVNYFIPGRTNQTKPKIVLTDLKISDVSVFNDLTTSPLKKDLNSTEELTLDYSQNDISLQFAPIHYSRPERNLIAYKLEGFNKDWVYSKLHFASFTNLEPGDYTFRLKAANGDGVWSEKEKVLHIEVLPPYWRTTFAYVCYGFLFLGFVFGVDRIQRRRLLTKARNTAAINEAELRAQLAETENERKTKELEEARQLQLSMLPKELPQIPNLDIAVYMKTATEVGGDYYDFNVAMDGTLTVVLGDATGHGMRAGTMVTSAKTLFNSYAANPDILFTFKEMTRCIKQMQFTSLAMSMTMLKIQNNKLLMSAAGMPPVYLFRNKHKIIEEYLIEGMPLGTMENFPYELKEMELYSGDTILLMSDGFPELNNQHNEMFGYRRAKNSFEEVADKEPDKIIDYLKNAGSLWSNDKEPDDDVTFVVIKVK, from the coding sequence ATGAAATGGATTAGTAAATATTTCAATTTTAAGTTTTTAATAATAGGCTTTATGTATCTGCTGACAAACGTCCTCCATGCGCAAGAAAATTTTGTGTTTGAAAATTTCTCAATTCCGCAAGGACTTTCTAATCCAACAATAAATTCTATCTGTGAAGATAAGTATGGTTTTCTCTGGCTCGGTACAAATGACGGTTTGAGCAGATACGATGGATACGAATTTAAGGTTTATAAAAATAATCCATCGGACAGCACCAGTCTGCCTGGTAATACAATAAATACAATATGCGAAGACAATAATGGAAATTTATGGATTGGCGGAAGTAATGTACTGGCGAAATATGACATCAAAAACGATAATTTTATCAATGTAAAATTCGATAGAGGACAAAATCTAAATCCGCCAATTATTTATAAAATCTTTATTGATGAAAAAAATAGAATCTGGATAGGGACCAATGAATATGGTGTACATTTACTTAATCCGGAGGAAATGAATACAAGGAGAATAAAATTTATATTAAATGATGAGGAATTGCGCAATGCGAATAATTTATCCATCATTGAAACTTCAAATCATGAAATATTAGCAACGGATTATGGAGCGGGAATATTTTATTACAATGAAGGTTCTGATAAATTCCAACTATATGATGATTTGGGTGCGGATAAGTTAATTTATTCATTGGTACTTCATGAAGATGAATTTAAAAGATTATGGATTGGAGGGGAAAATTCACTAGTAATATACAACAGAAGTAATAAAAAGTTGGAGAACATTGAAATGTTTTCAACGCCTTTAGGAGCATTCTTATCCAGAGGAACGTTGAATATTTTAAAGGATAAAGCAGGATTTATTTGGCTGGGCACATTAGACGATGGATTATACAGATATAATCCTGTTGATAATAAATTCTTTCATTTTACAGGGAGCAGTAATAATAAAAATAGTATAAAATCTGCCGCAATACTTTCATTGTTTCAGGATAGTTTCGGAAACATTTGGATCGGGACTAGATTGGATGGATTATATAAAGTTGATCCCAACAAGCAACCAATGAATGTTCTTAAAATACCCGAAAACATTAAAACAAATTCTTCGGTAGATAGAATAACAGCGATCGCTAAAAGTGAAAAAAGTAATGATGTGGCTATTGGAACGGCGGGATTGGGAGTGTTTTGGGGAAACAATGGAGCGGGTGAATATAAACATTATACATTCAACAAGAACTCAAATAGTATTTCAAGCGATAATATTTTCTCTTTAACCATTGATGCAGAGAATAATCTTTGGGTTGGAACTAATGTCGGATTAGATAAAGTAAATACAGTTACAGGAAAGACTATAAAATACTTTGACGATCAAATTCCACTTTACGGTGGATTTATAATTAATGATTTAAAATTTGATAAAGCAGGAAGATTATTTATTGCAGACAGGGGCGGTGTAGATATTTTATATCCGAGTCAAAACATTATTAAGCAAATACCATCTATTAGTAACCGGGAATTCAAGCCTGAATTACAATCAAATATTATAAATCTTGCAAATTCTTCACAGCCAATAGCTTCAATACTTAAAGTGGGCGAACAAAAATTATTAGAAAAGGAATTTGAAATATCTGACAGCTCAAAGGTATTAATTGTTGGGGTTGGGGAAGGGCAATCAGAATTAGAGCGACTGTTTGATTTTGGCTGGCTTGAAGATGCTGATGGAAATATAATATGGGGTATGCTCAAATATAGTAATTCATTTCATTTTCAGGGCGGGATGAAGAACAGGATAATGACCCAAACATTACAATTAAAGAAGGGCAAATATAAACTTAAGTTCCAATCTGATGTCGGGCATTCTTATGGAAATTTTAATGTGCTTGCCCCTAAAGATTCAGCATTATGGGGAATTCAGGTTATCAGGATAAATGGTAACCAGTTCAGTGATTTTTCAAAAAGAATTGATGAAGAAATAAAAGTCAGCAATTATATGTTATTGGAGATTGCTAACTCAGTATGTATTAGTAAATCATATGAAAATATTTTGTGGATTGGATCATCAAACCAGGGTCTTTTTAAATACAATTTAAATACAGGTGAATTCACCCAGTATAATAAAAATAGAGAAGCAGTTTCTGACATTGTGACCAATAACGATGTGTATTATGTATTTGAGGACAGTAAAGGATTTGTTTGGTTTTCCACTCCAAATGGTTTGGGAAAATTAGACCCGAAAACCGAGAAGATAAAATATTTTACCGAAGATGACGGTCTTCCTACAAATTTAGTCGGAGCTATTCAGGAGGATAATTATGGCAATTTATGGATTAGCAGTGCAGCAGGTTTAACCACACTCGTTCGAAATGAAACTGGCGAAAAAGAATCGTTCATAAATATTGATATAAAGGATGGGCTTCAGGGCTACTCATTTTCACTCGCCTCATGGAAAACAAATAATGGAGAATTATTTTTCGGTGGAGACAACGGAGTAAATTATTTTATCCCCGGAAGAACAAATCAAACAAAACCAAAAATTGTACTTACTGATTTGAAAATATCCGATGTATCCGTTTTTAACGATCTTACAACCTCACCATTGAAAAAAGACTTAAACAGCACTGAAGAATTAACATTAGATTATTCACAAAATGATATTTCATTACAATTTGCCCCTATCCATTACTCTAGACCTGAGAGAAATCTAATTGCATATAAACTGGAAGGATTTAATAAAGATTGGGTCTATAGTAAACTTCATTTTGCTTCATTTACAAATCTAGAGCCCGGTGATTATACCTTTAGATTAAAGGCAGCAAACGGCGACGGAGTATGGAGCGAGAAGGAAAAAGTATTACATATCGAAGTACTTCCACCTTACTGGAGAACAACATTTGCATATGTTTGTTATGGATTTCTTTTTCTTGGCTTTGTTTTCGGAGTAGATCGCATACAACGAAGAAGACTTTTAACAAAAGCAAGAAACACTGCAGCTATCAATGAAGCTGAGTTGAGAGCTCAGCTTGCAGAAACAGAAAATGAACGTAAAACAAAAGAACTTGAAGAAGCACGACAGTTACAGCTTTCAATGCTTCCCAAAGAACTGCCGCAAATACCCAATCTTGATATTGCTGTATATATGAAAACGGCCACCGAGGTGGGCGGCGACTATTATGATTTTAATGTTGCTATGGATGGGACTTTAACTGTTGTTTTAGGCGATGCAACAGGACACGGAATGAGAGCTGGCACGATGGTTACTTCTGCTAAAACATTGTTTAACAGTTATGCTGCAAATCCTGATATACTATTTACATTTAAGGAAATGACCCGTTGCATTAAACAAATGCAATTTACATCTCTTGCAATGAGTATGACTATGTTGAAGATTCAAAACAATAAACTACTAATGTCTGCTGCTGGTATGCCGCCTGTTTATCTGTTCAGAAATAAGCATAAAATAATTGAAGAATATTTAATCGAAGGAATGCCATTAGGTACGATGGAAAATTTTCCATATGAATTAAAAGAAATGGAATTGTATTCGGGAGACACAATATTATTGATGAGTGATGGTTTTCCAGAACTAAACAATCAGCATAATGAAATGTTTGGTTACAGACGAGCCAAAAATTCCTTTGAAGAAGTAGCAGATAAAGAACCGGATAAAATTATAGATTATCTTAAAAATGCAGGTTCCCTCTGGTCAAATGATAAAGAACCAGATGATGACGTAACGTTTGTAGTTATAAAAGTAAAATAA